In Lagopus muta isolate bLagMut1 chromosome 14, bLagMut1 primary, whole genome shotgun sequence, the DNA window gaggagcagaagaATGCTGTGGTGCAGATGTTCCCTGTAAATGCAAAACTAGAACTGTAACAGATCCGAGTGAGTGACCTTATCATACAGCTGCATGTGGAACTGCATGCATGGCTACCATCAGTCTCTGTTGCCTTCATACCAGATTCCATCGTGGTTTCTTCTGGTGTGTGAGTTGGTGGCTTGTTAGAACTGTAGGTGAACTGAAAGCAAGATTGGGAGCTTCAACTATTCTGGACACCAGTCTGCTGCtacagtgaggaaaaacaatCAGTCAAGATTGCCTGGAGGTCAAGGAATGACAGAAATGATTTCTGCTTCACGTTGGCATAGATGCTAATTTCCTTGCTTGGTTCAGTTATCCATTGGGCACGAAGTGGACGTGCCATACaatctcagtttcttttttagAAAGAGTTGGACCTATGACAtagtttccactgaaataagCCAAGCCTGCAGTGTAATTGTTACCTATGAAATACCTTAACAATGATATGATGGGAACTGCTCACTGGTGACAGTCTAGAATGGTGTGCCCCATGGCACACGTTGGCAGTCATTCAGGACTGTCcagaggaaaggcagaaatgatttctgcttcagtttgGCATAGATGCTTATTTCCTTGCTTGGTTCAGGCACACAGTGGATGTGACATACAATCTGAGtttcttcttctgaaggaaTTTGGACACATGACATATTTTTCCAGTGATACTGGAAAAGCCTTCAGTGTATATGTTGCCTGTCAGAAACCTTAACCACCTGATGCTTGTATGGTGGGAGCTGCTCAGTGAAGACAGTCCAGAATGGTGTGCTCCATGGCAGGGGTTTGAGGTAGGATGTAGGGAGTTACTGGCTAATCAAGGCATCCTGACAAGCGGAGATGTGATTTTGGAACTTGGATCCCTGCAGGATGTGAGTGGGAAGTTCCATTTGCCAAGTGGGATATGAAAACAATACTGTGAAGTCACAACGGAATGTAGCATTTCATCAGGAGTGCTCATGTGAAAGGTAGGGAAACCCTCACTCAAGAAGAGCTGTGATAAACGTGGTATAGATTGTGCTTCTACAGTGCATAGTTACAGCTGAAACTAAAATGGATTATACTTCACAAAGGACGGtttccaatttattttctcatgagTTGGAAATAGCAAATATTCTAGAGGTAATTCTCTGGTAATGACTGCTCTGAGCAAATGGAAGCATGAACTCTAATTATCCAAGAAGAGGAGGATACAAGGGAATGAAATGCTGACTAATACCATCGGCTTCCGTGCTCTGTGGAAAGATTGTAGTGTGGGTGCACAGCCAGCTCAGAGGATTGAAAGGTGCTCCTTTTTAATTGGAGCATCTCGGTAAAGGGGGATTGTTCGGTTGGGGATTTGTCTTCCTGTGGTAGTAGGAGAAGTAGACGAGGGTGAGATGGATCCAATGAACCCCCATCatagagaaaaacaacacaaatgaaAAGACCAAGTCAAAAGCACATGCAGAATATTAACCATGGTTGGAGGATGCAGAAGAAAACGTACTGCAGGAAGGACTGAATGACTAATCACTGCAATGGTAGTGGAGAAGGTATGCAATAACTTATGCAGTAATGAGATAAGACTAATGAGAACGACATGGAGATTCAAAGGAAGAGGACCACATCctaaacagcagaaagaaagatgtaCAGAGGAGCCCTGCTGTCTCTCAAATCATGAGCaacatgaagaacagaaaagactACATAGTCACCTGCAAGAAGGGAATGACTGCAGGCATCGAAATGCCGGCCATATTAACGAACTGAGAGCGCGGCAGTTGTGCGGTGGCGGCGGTTCCCGCAGCAGAGGCAGCGGCGTTGCTCGGTGGAGCCGTGCGTGCAGTGCCGGGCGTCGACTGCGGGCGCCGCTGTTCACCgcggaggagaggaaggagcgGAGCGCTGCAGGCAGCCCCGCCCGCTGCGGcccggctcgctcgctcgctcGCTGGCTGTGTCGGCGTCCGGGCGGCTGCGAGCGGCCGAGCGGTGCGGAGCGGTGCTGCAGCGAGGCGGAGGGGCGGCGGGAGCGGTCGGCAGCAGACGAGGAGCCGGAGGcggagaagaaggaaagagagaagaggaatcAGAAGTCGGAGCGGCGCAGAAGCAGCGATCGTGAGGTGTCGGCGGTACCGTGCGGGAGATGTGCGCGGCGAGAGAAGGGCGGTGGTGCCGGAGTCAGCGGGCGCTGCTGTGGTGCGTGTTGGTGGCGGCGTGGGAGGCGGCGTGGGGGCAGCTGCGCTACTCGGTGCCCGAGGAGCTGCCGAAGGGCTCGTTCGTGGGCGACGTGGCCGAGGACCTGGCGCTGGAGCTGGCGGCGCTCGGCGGGCGCGGCGCCCGCGTGGTGTCCCAAGGCAGGACGCAGTATTTCGCTCTGCATGCGAGCAGCGGCCACTTGGTGACGGCCGAGAGGATcgacagggagcagctgtgcgAGAGCGAACCCCAATGCGTGCTACGCTGTGAGCTGATCGTGGAGGGCGAGATGAAGGTTTATGCAATCGAAGTGGAAATCACGGATATTAATGACAATACGCCCAGCTTCGAGGAACTCCAAGTACATGAAGAAATGATCGAGACGACAGCTATAGGATCCCGTTTTACTCTGCCCGAGGCTCACGACCCGGACGTGGGTGCGAATTCCCTGCAGAGCTACGCGCTGATCGGCGACGAGCACTTCTCGCTGTCGGTGCAGGCGGGAGGCGACGGGGAGAAGCGTCCCGAGCTGGTGCTGGCCAAGGCGCTGGACCGGGAGGAGGCGGCGTTTCacgagctgctgctgagggcgAGTGACGGCGGCGATCCGTCGCGGACGGGCACGGCGCGCATCCGCGTGGCTGTGCTGGACGCCAACGACAACGCGCCCGCGTTCAGCCAGGCGGTGTACACGGTGCGAGTGCCCGAGGACGTGCCCGTGGGCTCCACGCTGCTCAGCGTCACCGTCACCGACCCCGACGATGGAAGCAACGGCGAAATAAAGTACACACTGAGAAAAACAACGAAAAAATCATCGAAGGTATTCCAGCTGGAGCAAGACACGGGAGTGATAAGCCTGGTGAGGAACCTGGACTTCGAAGATGACGAACTGTATGAATTCGAGGTACAGGCACGGGATGGCGGTGGGCTTTCTGACAAGGCAAGAGTGTCGATCTCGGTGACggacgtgaacgacaacgcgcccgAGATTTGGGTGCGTTCGGCGCTGAGCGAGATCTCGGAGGACGCGGCGCCGGGGACGGTGGTGGCGCTGGTGCACGTGCAGGACCGCGACTCGGGCGCGAACGGGGAGGTGCGGTGCAGCCTGGGCGAGAGCGTGCCGTTCCGTCTGGAGCGGGCGCTGGACGACTACTACAGCGTGGTGACGGCGCGGGAGCTGGACCGCGAGCGGGCGTCGGAGTACAACGTGACGGTGCGGGCGGCGGACGGCGGGTCGCCGTCGCTGCGGAGCGGCGCGGTGCTGGCGCTGCGGGTGCTggacgtgaacgacaacgcgccggtGTTCGCGGAGGCGCGCTACAGCGCGCGTGTGTCGGAGAACAACGCGGAGGGCGCGCTGGTGCTGACGGTGCGCGCGTGGGACGCGGACTGGGGTCAGAACGCGCGCGTGCGCTACGGGCTGCGGGAGGGGCGTCTGCGGGGCGCGCCGCTGTCGTCGTACGTGTCGGTGCAGGCGGAGACGGGCGCGCTGTACGCGCTGCGCTCGTTCGACTACGAGGAGGTGCGCgaggtggagctgtgggtgcgGGCGGAGGACGGCGGCTCGCCGCCGCTGAGCAGCAACGTGTCGGTGCGGCTGCTGATCGCGGAcgagaacgacaacgcgccgcaGGTGCTGTACCCGCCGGCGGCGGCAGTGCCGGGTGCGGGTGCGGGTGCGGGTTTGGGCGCGTGGAGCTGGGCGGGCGTGGAGCTGGCGCCGCGTTGGGCGGAGCCCGGCGCGCTGGTGGCCAAGGTGGTGGCGGTGGACGCGGACGCGGGGCAGAACGCGTGGCTGTCGTACGAGCTGGCCAAGGCGACGGAGCCGGGGCTGTTCCGCGTGGGGCTGCACAGCGGCGAGGTGCGCACGGCGCGCTCGCCGCTGGCCCGCGACGCGTCCCGGCACagcctggtggtggtggtgaaggaCCGGGGCCGGCCGGCGCTGTCGGCCACGGCCACGCTGACGGTGGTGCTGGCCGAGAGCGTGGCCGAGCTGCTGTCGGAGCTGGGCAGCGCGGCGGCGCCGGCCGAGCCCGCGCTGGGCCTGACGCGCTGGCTGGTGCTGGCCGTGGCGGCCGTGTCGTGCCTCTTGGTCgcctcgctgctgctgctgctggcgctgcGCCTGCGGCGCCGGCGGCTTTCGCGGCCGCCCGCGGCGCCTTCGGCCGGCGGCGCGTGGCGCGGCGTGCCGGCCTCGCACTTCGTGGGCATCGACGGCGTCCGCGCCTTCCTGCGCTCCTACTCGCACGACGTGTCGCTCACGGCCGACTCGCGCAAGAGCCAGCCGCGCTGCGCGGGCGGCAGCTGCTGCGACAcgctcccggcccggccgcctTCGGACGAGGCCGCGCCGCCGCGCGGGGAAGACGCTGCCGCGCACCGCGCCGCCGAGCCCGACGCCCTCACGGTGAGTGCTGCCACCGCGCCGCCTCCACACTCCCTCCCTTGCTGTGTCATTCCATCCCTGTTCCCCGCTTCCTTTGCATTTTACATTCCCTGATATCGCGTTTGCTCTCCTTGCTCCaggcttcctttttttgtggGACTGTTGGCTTTGTTCAtctctcttccctcttctctaTCCTCATTTTTGTAACGCCCCTAGTTTGCAGTTTTGTTCCTCTCTCGCTTGTGCTGCGGTAGTGACAGTGCCGTTGCCAGAGGCGTGTGGAGAGATTCTATTCGGGTCTTGTGAAGTGTTTGCACTCTCACCGCCTCCTTTCAATACGTGCCGTTTCTCCCCCTGTCATCTTCACCCGAAGGGAAGCGACTCAGTCGTCAGATAAACTGTATGCGTAATAGATTCCTTATCTTATATCTCACTGAGAGTTTATCTGCATGTCAATATTGAGAAGTCAAACACTGTAGCTTTGACatcattccttcctttctgagCTAACACTCACTTTTCATTACCTGCATCACTAATTAAAAACGAGTTCCATATCTGCTGAGACCGAATAAATGGCAgagttcagtatttttttttattttcatggacTGATGCTGTGTCTCCCATATCAGAGATATCATGTAACAGCTGGAGGATCTCTTGCAATTGTCCTACTGGCTCTTAACGAGCTGCGTTGTAATGAAATGCCCAGAGCAGCAAATGATCTGAGTCATGTATCTCCTCTTTGGATGGGCACAAAGGAACAACAGGGTTGTCACTTTCTAGAGATGATtgactgaaatgctttttgctagcagcatttctgctggtgTTGtcaactttcttttctcttttcctaatgGCTGCTCAGCAAATCGGATGAATCTGTATAGAGACAGGGCAGATGGAGGGTCTGAATTTCCTCTCTCTCATCTCTTTAGAGATGATAAGTATCTTAGTTCTTTGTATTTGTcgtttattttttgttttctactgttgTTTAGTTTGAGTTTATGTATCTGATTGTTTTCATTTACGTGCAGAAGTGCTCAGTGACATAACCTGGGAAGGCTGGGCtcccttcattttgttttatgtcATTGCTGGCTTTGTTTTCAAGGTCTGTTGCTCGGCCTCCATGGCCTGGTATCTTTCAAAGTCGGGAAGATCTGTTGAAATCACAGGACTGGGTGATGAAATGTCCATACGTACCTGGAATATTTTCATCTGTCAGGCCTTCAACACgcttctgtttccttcagaagtcattgaaaaaaaaaaagaagctcttCCTGTGGTAACAGATGCTGACATGTTGCATTCTGGCATTGAGGTTATTTTGCTCGGAAAGCTGGAATCTGAATCTGGTACAGGAACAGGAAATAGTTGAGTCAGTGCGGCTTTGTCAGGGCAGTGGTTTCCTTTCATACCTGGTGCTGAGACTTGTATCGTGTGCATCGTTATGCAGGTTTCCCTGTCCTTGTATCCACCCTTGACACATCTTTGCACATGTAGTGGAAAAatgggctgggctgctgcttctttgaaGCTGTTTGTTATCAACAAATATTGAAGACAATCATAGGAGAATAATTTGGGAACGTCGTGgggatgctgtgtgtgcagaaCTTGTGGAGGAAAGAGGATTGTTTGAATGCTGAGTTCCCAGGAATGGAGCCGACTCTGCGAGCAGGTAATTGGTATGGTAAGAGATACTTTGTGGGTTGATCACTTTGTCTCCATGTTGAATGACATTTGCTGACAGTGCAGCAGGAGATCTGAGCCGTGGCTGGTAAGTCTTTCACTTGTCAGATTGGCCTCCCTTGTTGTCCAAGTTTAATCTGGTACTCAGTGTGGAAGAGAGTCCTCGGCAGACTGGAATAGCTGgcttaaatatttcagcagtcAGGAAAAGGACTTGGATGTGCTGAAGTTTCTTTCAGCTGTCACTCAGTGACGTGCTGTTGCTAGGAGCTGACAGCCTGCTTCATGTTGGATGTATGCATGGTGCAAGAAGAGGTAGTGAGTGCAGAGCAAGGATGGTGAGTGGCTGGATTTGAATGTGAGCAGCAGGTGGGtcagcagtgatgctgtgtgGGCAATGGTTTGATTTCATAGTTGGTGTCAAGACCTGTAATATTTATGCACCATTTTTTCCCAGTTTCATTGTCTGGCATGGTAATGGTGATCCTCTGATGACAAAATTTTTCTCTGTATACAGAGTGATGCATATCTTTAATGTGTTATAAATCTTGGGAGAAGCCTCTAGTCGACCTAAGCGCAACACTGTGATGAAGAGTTTTGTCAAAGCTGTAATTCTGTGTATAGGCCTTCTGCCCAGGGTGGCTGCGTGCCACGTTTCCCATTTTCTGAACAGAGCAGATGCATTTGGAAATGTAAAGGCTGTGATGGCAGGAACTCTTGGCCTTCCTTGAGCAAGTCTCAACAAACACATAAAGGCAGTATATCTTGTGTGAAAAACCTGGGATTGAATCCATCCTGGTTTTGGTTGTTAGAATTCaggtaggatggttaggttgAGGTTGGTCTTGAAGATCTGGAAAGTCTTTTCCATTCTgatcaattctatgattttatggtttcttgaaataatttgaaaaaatgcccatcttctctttttcatctgaAGTTTCATATTCACCGAGGTTGAGCAGGAGAGTTGGAAACTTTATGAGAAGTGTTGAAATATTCCTAAAATGAAATTGTGTGCTGTGTAGTTCAGGAGAGGAATTTAAGGCCCTAGCTCGAAGTTGAGTATCTTTAAGTTCCAGGTGTTGTGGGTTTGGATTTTAGTGCTTACAGAGAAGACCACCAATCTTTCTTGAAGAGTTTCCCTGTGATGCTTGACTGCTGGAAGCATTTCCTGGCCTTATGTCCATGTTCATATGCTGAATTCAAAATGGCAGC includes these proteins:
- the LOC125700302 gene encoding protocadherin gamma-A4-like isoform X25, with translation MCAAREGRWCRSQRALLWCVLVAAWEAAWGQLRYSVPEELPKGSFVGDVAEDLALELAALGGRGARVVSQGRTQYFALHASSGHLVTAERIDREQLCESEPQCVLRCELIVEGEMKVYAIEVEITDINDNTPSFEELQVHEEMIETTAIGSRFTLPEAHDPDVGANSLQSYALIGDEHFSLSVQAGGDGEKRPELVLAKALDREEAAFHELLLRASDGGDPSRTGTARIRVAVLDANDNAPAFSQAVYTVRVPEDVPVGSTLLSVTVTDPDDGSNGEIKYTLRKTTKKSSKVFQLEQDTGVISLVRNLDFEDDELYEFEVQARDGGGLSDKARVSISVTDVNDNAPEIWVRSALSEISEDAAPGTVVALVHVQDRDSGANGEVRCSLGESVPFRLERALDDYYSVVTARELDRERASEYNVTVRAADGGSPSLRSGAVLALRVLDVNDNAPVFAEARYSARVSENNAEGALVLTQAQPNPDWRFSQTQRPGTSGSQNGEEGGAWPNNQFDTEMLQAMILASANEAADVNATLGGGTGTMGLSARYGPQFTLQHVPDYRQNVYIPGSTATLTNAAGKRDAKPSGGNKKKSGKKEKK